tatccttttttttttatcagtaatcaagagattttattcataagaataggcaaagcccaagtacacagggagtatacatgaGAAATGCCCAACTAGAGTTTACAACAAATAGTAAaaagtcatggacatttagtccattacaaacaatggcctccacccatgagaacaatgttttaaagaaaataactttCGGCTCCTCCATTGTCTTCTCAAAAACCTCTACCCTTGACGCAAACTAACACTTTCTTGGAACTCATTGATAGGCACTAGTGTTATAACTAGATAAATAtaccaaaaattaatatattagacaTTTTACAAGGTAAAAAACAAATTGCACAGTTTCCTAAGGAAGCATAAACGATCTTCTGCTAGTGAAGCAGCTTCCTAAAAAAGATGTATTCTTAAGACAACTTAAGACGAAGCAGTTTTAGACGTGTCTTGTCATTGCTACTACTTCTAATAACTTCAGTTACATGTACGAATTATGATTGAATAACCCCACATGAGTAGAAAATACACATATATCTAATAAAAAAGGTAATCAACATTTGTGGGAAAAAACAATTTCCAAATCCTTAATGAGTTCTCTAGCAAAAGAGAGATGTAAAACATGCTGAATTAAAGTTATTTACGTCTGCtgataaatatgaaaagaaGCATAAGATTAATACAAACAAATGACAATTGGACTGGTGAATAGGGAGCCAGATGTTGTCTTAAAACGCTAAACAAAAAGGAGGTTGCCAAAGAATAAATTATTCCAAAGGTACCGGGAAAAACTTTGAAACGTGAGAGCAAAGTGATGAAGAAACTGATATGGTCAGTAATTTTGATATGTCCAGCAGTATATGCCGAATGCAGAACCTCTACAATTCGAAATAATATAAATGGTTCCAAATCAGGACCTGCAATAGTCATGAAAGGAATCGAGCCAGTTCAGGATGCAACAAATAAAACTgttactaaattaaaaattcCTAAAATCTCATTATCGAGATTTCAATTATAAAACAATTAGTACTTACACAGACAACATGAAGCTATTGACCTCAACAAAGGTGAATCCAAATTACAGAAATAGTAGAGGGAACAGAGTGAGAGTTCTTGAGAATCTTTAGGAAGCCTTATGAAAGGGCCATAGTATATATCTCCTGcaagataaaaaagaataagCAACCAAATGATTATGCTCCAAGGCGTATTGACTAAACACAATATCTTTAGCAAACTGATTTCTACCGTCATCTCTGCATGTGCTGTAAAACTCTAGCAATGAGTATTGCATGTTTTCGTATTCCCATGCAAAGGAAGAGTTTACCAGAGCACACTGGCCCAGGCGAAGTTGCAGACGCAAGACAACCTGCAATTTTGCGGGGAAAAGTACCCCCATGAAATTATCAGTAATGAGAAACAAAAACATTAATGGTGAGATTACTTCAAATATGTGGTGCTAAAAAACTACATATTCAACTTAGCAATGTTttccaaattaaataaattttcctTATTGCAGCATTAAGGAGTGTTAATAAAGTAAATTATATCATTACCTGGGAACAATAAGGATTTTTATCACCTAGCAGGATTAGCAATGGAGAAAGCTCTCTTATCCAAGCAATTTGATGGTCTAATATTTCTGGATCACTAGCATCAAGGCACGGCCCATCTTCTTTCTACAAGATGTACAGAAAATATGAACAATAAATGTGTGGTGGTGggttttgtgtgtgtgtgtgtgtgtgtgtgagagagagagagagagagagagagagagagagagatgtgcaATCTATGAAATTAAAGTAATTGTGGCCAAAGCGTAAAAAAACAAGCTTACAGGAATAAGCATGTCTTCAATTGTAGAAAGGCATGCCAGTTTTAATGAAGACTCGGGATGGCAATCCCTGAAAGTTTTAGTAAACGCCTGCAATTAAATAGTTACTATATTGAGATTATCATTGGGTTTCTTGTTTCTCTCCAGAAACTCTAGATCTTCAGATAAATCAAGAATCGCAGGACAACCTAAGTGCATGAATAGGCAATCAAAtaaagggggagagagagagagagagagagagagagagagagagagagagagagagagagagagagattcaacATGTAATTTTCCATACACAAGCTATTGGTAATTTGTCAACTCTTAAGAGCACAAGTCAGACCTGAAGAAGACGAGACCTCCAATTGCTCACCACTTGTAAAAGAAGTTTcggaaagaaaggaagaagggaAAGTAAATGCTTTTCCCATACTGCTTTGCCAAAGCGTGTCCCACTACAAATCTGCACAACTTAATGATACagtcaaacaaaataaaagcatttcaCGCATCCATACAATATGATTATCTTATTAGAAACATCAGAACATGTTAAAAGCCCATATAAATATCAGAAAATTAGGGTTTAGTACTGGGAAACACAAATTAGACTGCACAAGAACTGGATTTTTAGTTCAAAGATAATCAGCATACTTTTGTCCTGGGATTCGAGACAAAAAAGgatttataattacataaaGTTAATTCCTCCAATAAAAGTTTAAGGCATTACAGATTCAACTGATCAGACTCCCAACTCTGTCAGGGAGATTGTGGTCCGGCAAATGCTGAATGCTGAAAATGATACTGTATAATTCCATAAATATTACTTTTGGGAATATTTCAAAtttgtttgtatattttatcTCCTATATGCTTCGCAACAAATAATAAGCaaccaaaatcattttttataggttgccaaaatcatttttttttaatcataaaatcaatatcagcattaatatatttttaattgtgctatttctctttttatatagataaaataaattttattgacagGATGAAAGGCGtggcaaaaaaattattttaaacacCTAAGCTAAGGCTTGGCTTAAGTGGTGAGAGCCTTGGTCTTGGGATTATGCTCCCCCAGTTCTAAGATCAAACCTTGGCTGCAAATCAATTTCTAGGGGCCTTGTCCCATGAGTAAAAAGACGATGATTTACCTAATCCTGACATGTTACACATGTTAGAGGTTTAACCAAATAAAATACACCTTGCATTTTACATGGTCTCTCAAGTTCCTCGTCGTAAAAAGCTATAATTTTTGTAATGAGTAACGCTACACACCACACTCTCATCCATGTAAGATGTGGTACATTTATCACCATTGAATGATAAAGAATCATCCAATAAAGGATCATCCAATGGTAATAAATGTGCCACATCTTACATAGTGGGATGAAATGGGATAGTAGAATAGTGtatttaattttcctttttttaataggtaatcaagaagttttattcataagaaaagaaggcatagccaagtacacaggtaaaaattatgattttttacgTTTGGGACTTACTCTTTCTGACTGAACAATTGCTAGTCAACAACAATTGGTACGAAACATATTCTCTATGATTTTACCAATTAATAGCATGAGAATTAAATAGTTACTTGAAACAAAAAATTAGGCTTTTATAGTTATACCTGCACATCATAACCTCTAGATTATACTACCACACCTCACCAAACATTTTTAAGTAGATTATACAAAACCAAAGAAGCAACTTTGTGAAGCTTGTCCATCATTAAAATCGTAGAAACGTAATGGTAAAAGAACAGACCTTTCCAAGCAGCGCATTTTCTATAAATTCTAGAAATTTTTCCAATACATCAGCAGGAGGGCATATCCATTCGCTGAATTGCAAAAGTATTCCCGTAATCAAAACATTGAAGATAAAATATCTATCCACATCCTGCCaagaggaaaaaacaaaaacaaacaaacaaactcaAATTACAACATCTAACCCAGAAAACATTGAGGTCAAAAGAGATAGGCCTAATATTACCACAGaaacatatataaaacaaaGGAAACCCAACGAGAACAGTGACATTAGAGAGGATAAAAGAATATAGCATTGTCGTGGGAGCAAAGGTGATGATCTAAGAACTTCTATTGAGCTCATACCTTTTCTGAAAGCTGATGTGCTGGACTGAGGGGGAACAGTACTAGTACCTTCTTCATTAACAATGATGAGATAGCTTCATCCCGCACTGTCACATCCGATTCTCCATGAGAAAGTTCGTATTCGGACTTACCCTTACTAGTCCCATAAATAAAAGATCTGACTGCAATATCTATGCTCTGAAGTATACCCACAAGACAATCAAATGATTGCACATCAAGAAGTGGCATAGTATGAACCAGTGAAATGAAATCTTGGAAACAATTAACTAAAATTGGCACGAGATCCTTTAGTTTCTCGACGATGAGGGGAAGCCCTACGCAAACAAAGCAAGCATAGGCCAGGACCATTAGAACTTACAGCATAATAATAATCAGATGTTAATTTCATTTCCATATCTTATTATTTACACCCAAAGATAGgcttttccatatatataataaagaaagaaaaatgcctTGAAAGCTCATAATCAAAACAATGATACAAATGAAAGTTATTAAGGCTAGAGATATCACTGAATGTAAGCCGGTAGAATGCCCCATAATATCAAGTTCTCAATGTGAAGAAAAAATCTTAACAACGAAAGACTTGATTACTGGTGCTACCATTAGTGCTGGATTAAGTAATTCCATATTTATGATTCACACAAGTATTGCCATGACCCAATTACTAAATGCTAACATCAACAAATCACATACAAGTCTGGTATAAGGTGCTTTCACATACCAGCAGATTCTACAGGCATGTCAGGTTCAAAAGCATGTAACATCCCTTGTCCAGCATCGTTCTATTACATGAAGAaagatattaataaaaaaagtatcatgcaaaataaattagaatgaAACATGTAATTTACTGAACTTGAAAGGACAAAACTAATTTGTAGAAGCTGGAGACATCAAAATTTGTAGGTAGGTTCCAGGTAATAGAACAGAAACTATTATTTACTAATATTTCAGTGGAGGAAAGCCAAATATGGCCATCATCACACAGGAAATATCCTCTTAACCCTTCATATCAACTCAGTCATTTAGATATTCACTTTCTAAACAGAAAGATTTATACACATTAAAAACCCGATTACAGAATCCACCCAATTACATTGTATAGACAAAAACATGTGAAATGAACTTGACACAATATAAACACAAGAAGTACTCAATACAAGAATAAAGACATGACAATGATAGTAAAAAGCACAGAAGATACTACTACAATAAGCTTAAGCAGTAAAAGATACAAACATGAAGATTTTTAAGATGGTAAAGGAATAACAAGATCATgacaaaaactcaaaatataaCTACATCCAAAGTTTCAAAAGCAATATACAATTATGAAATACAGCTGAATTGCTAAGCACCACAACATTGAATAACCAACAGATGAAAAAACACTCAAGACAAATGTTGCATTAACAATTGATAATCAGAAGGTACATTTTCACATGAGTCAACTTCTCTTTTATTACATGGCACCAGTGACAAGCAGCGCATCAACCCAGCAAGAACATTCTTGAGCTTGCCCTTGTCATGTAAATAGAACTGATTCTTCCGTAGAATATCCCCATAACTTTGAAGAATCTGTAGATGATGCAAGCACTAAAACATTTAATAGATTTCCAAAACCATAAAGAATGATAATACTTAAAAGAAGCAACCTAGTTGCTTTGAAATTAGGATGATTAGCAGTCAAAAACAAGGGTTTAAATGAAACCATAAATAATGGGACATACGAATATTCAATTGTATGtgtgtgttctttttttttgggttcatTTGTTTTGCTTGGTATTTGACCAAACTGCCCCCCACAATCCTTATCTTAGTTGGACATGGCATAATACCAGAGGGTTAATGACCCAAAATTATGAGCATGACCTCTCAAACAGCTAAAAtgagaagatttttcaagagATAAATGCCAAATACTATAATTACACTGAAAAAACTCCAAACATTAACCAAAAGAGTCAAAGTAAGACACCTTTTCAGCATACAACAAAAAGGATGGGGAATGATTTTCAACAGCAAGGTCAAGAAATTTGAATGCCATGAGCCGAATGTCAATTGATAAATGCgtcattgcattaaatatatatgccatgattaaggaagtgaaaAGCCCTTGATTGTCCTGTACAGGAAACGGAGATAAACAGTGTCACATAAATGGAGAACTGGTATAATGAACAataaataatcatagaattaataaactgaaagaaaaagaaattacctGTTTACAGCTTGGAAATATTACTGACTTAAAAAGTTGATACAGTGTTTCTCGAACCATTTTGTCATCATCACTGATACGTTCACGCAATTTTTCTATGACAGCATATTTATGCAACGTTAGCTCTGCTGGGTGTTTAAGGAATAAATCCCTAATACCAAGCAATGCATCTGCAAAGAGAAACAAGGTTTTAGTACAACATCTAGACTGCCACTCAATACATAAGAAAACTTCAATGTGGAAGCTAAAGCTAGATAACAAGTGCAGAAAGAGTATGATGCATATATCccattacatacatacattgatATATACTTTGCTGACTGAGTATTTACTTCATTCATTGAAAAGAAATATCACAAAGGTTTCTGTTTCCTACCTTCTTGATATCTCAACATAGAATTGCTCTGCAAAGCACTTTCAACATCCTTTGAATACACGAGGGAAATTATTCATACTGAGAAAATACCTCTACGAACTTTCGGATTGTGGTGGGATGTTTGCTGAAGAAGTTCTTTCAAAGTCAAACCTTTCTTGTTCACAGCTAAACCTTGCTTTTCTGATGCTACGCTCTGCTCAGGAAGAATAATTGCTGCTCACAATGCACATAAGGAAAACTTTTAGGCAGTAAAAtcgatcatttttttatagataaaagtaaattttctgATATAAGAGGCAAATAAAATCGATCATTTACCACTTATTGGAACAACACTAAATGCTTCGCTGGTTTCAAAGCgaaagaaactttttttttgcaAGTAAAAAAGGGATAGAAACTTTCAAAAGTTCTGTAGCAATATATAATTCTATAGTCCTCTTTTTGTAATTAGGCATTCCTCTTGTATACTACAAGTGCGTCGGGGGTATGCCTTCTGAGTTTTCAATAAAAACTTcgagtacttttttttttttataagtaaatatattatattaatcaaagaataggcaaaagcctgGTACAATGTATAGTTTGCCCTAGCTAAGTAGGCACAatggaaataagaaaatcatgaaaatctaaGCCATTAAAGTCAacagcaataataataataattctatgGTCCTCCATTCCTCTCAACCAAAAGTATGATTATTTACCAAGATAGATTAGAAACACCACACcactgccccccccccccccccccccaacccaaaaaatatatatatatacagatatcTTTTTGCCAGGTCCTCACAGAAGAGGACACAGTCAGTCACTTGGAATGTCACTTCTACAAGAAACGTTCAGAATTGGGAACTTGAAGAGCTGGTAGATTTTTACAGTTATTTGTAATCAGCAAAGCTAGGTGTCAATGGGGGTGACCAAATGTGGTGGACTCACACAGGGAGCAAAAAGTTTACTGTTAAATCTTTTTACAAGGTTTTGACAATCCAACAGCCTACATTCTTTCCGTGGAAGAGTACATGAAAGGTGTTAGTaccttccaaagttgctttctttATCTGGACAGCTGCACAGGGGAAGATTTTAACGGTTCATAATCTTAGAAAGCGAGGTATGGTTGTTATGGAGTGGTGCTATAGGTGTACAAAGAATGTTTTCTTTATTTGGACAGTTGCACAGGGGAAGATTTTAACAGTTGATAATCTTAGAAAGCGAGGTATGGTTGTCATGGAGTGGTGCTACATGTGTAAAAAGAATGGGAAATCGATAGATCACTTGCTTTTACATTGTAAGGTGGCTGGGGAGTTATGGGCTGGAATCCTTAGTAGAGGCAggctgagttgggttatgcctaggAGTGTGGTGGAGCTACTTGTGTGCTGGAATAGGCCGCACGATAACACTCAATTAGTAGCAATGTGGCGGATGATAcctttgtgcttaatgtggtgtctATGGTCGGAAAGGAATGATAGGTGCTTTAACGATAAGGAGCATGGAGTGggagaaatctggaaattttttgtattctctctttttcaatggttttctgctattgtccTAAAGGGcgggaatgttcatgagtttttattttctttacagcttactagaatgtaactaggtgtctcgctttgtatacttcctgtgtacttgggcattgcTTAGTCTCTTTCtattcaataaagattattacttattaaaaaaaaaaaaaagtgtttcatTGAAACTTTTAAGAGGCAGTTCTCAAGGAACGCCATTGCTCCTACGTTCTACAACATCAAAGACCTTATCAGAGACTCCAAGTTTCAATGAAGCACTTGATAATGGCAACACAATATACAACTGAAAACTACTAGTGGGTTTTCCTTGCACAATCTTGTAAGGACAACAATCACATTGAATACAACAATTAGAAGTACAAGACTCTTAGCCTATACCTTTGGATTTAATTTCAGTATTCGTAGCATTCTTCGGTGGGGGCAGTTTCCGGCCAATCTTACGCTTTATTTTCTGCCGAGTTTCAACCAAAAAAAGTCATAACATCAGCTGTTAGAGAGTTTAAATATTTAAcacaaaatatgaataaattaaatgtAGTGCTAAGTTGCAAACGCATGGATCATTACTTTAAAGTCGACTCCCCGCTTTTGCTGTTTCTTTGATGAAGCTGAGGAACGCGTCATTTGAACTAGCCGTTTACCCTAGAAAGAAGCTAAAAAACAATTAAACGGCGCAGCCTATGCTTTTTTACGCCTGCTGTAGAAATTTGGGGaactaagaaataaaattattctatttttggGTTTTGCTTTCTGTAtcaccaacaaaaaaaaaaaaaaaactaaacgaGCTAGTGATGGAGCCGCTACGGGTGTCCGCTTCGTGcacagagaagagagaaagcCATGGAGGCGTACTGGTGGCGAAGGAAAGGACGACGTGCTCGTGGTGAAGGGCTTGAGAAGCGGCTGCACGCGGCGGCTGCGAACAAACGGGGAGATGATAGAGAGGCCGAGACGCCGAGGGGGAGCGAGAGGAAAACTTAACAGCGACAAACTGAGAGCCGGATGTCGAGGTGGAGTGCGACTGGACTCCGTGCGGCGGAGGAGCCTGGGCGACGGCTTACAAGAGAGAGCGACGGGATGGAGTGTGAAACCGAGAAAGTGAGAGACGCAGATGGagggagaaaaaagagaggggcAGACGGACGAAGAGGACGAGAATGGCTTGCCAGTGCAGTAGGAGCGCGGCAATTGGAGCGTGTATAAGGGTCAGAGGCGACCGAGGGACGTGCTACGGCACGACGGAAAGAAGACAGCGATAGAGAGGAACTAATCCCAACCGGGGAGAAGAGGCGGCACAGCGCACTGcggaaaaacagagagagagaggagagagacgCGGGGAAGGGGGGGCGTTGGATGTGgaaggaaaaaagaacaaaCACATGATCTTAATTTTTAACGGCGTCGTTTTAGCCTCTTTTTTTTCCCAGGAGGGCTGGGTTAGGGATTAAATGGGTCTTGGGCTTATAAAACTGGCTAGATTTCTACAGACGGGCTTGGGCCTCTAAGAATATGGGTTATGAGTTATGACACCTGCCATAGGAATTTtaggaattaaaaaataaaataaaataaaatttataattatagaatatataaatatcacataatttttttaaaaattgagtaaTTATGAGATTCACATACAAAAATTAATGAATATACAACTTTTATACAACCCAtaactatatttaatattattcacaaataaaattattctacttaCTAGGTTTTGTTTTGTAATAGTTCTATGTTATAAACTAGTTGCTATGGCACATACGCTCAGCCAAAcaattttaaagataatgatAATGAGGGGTATCAAATTTTGTTAACGGATTGTGTTTGTATTgtgtcaaaacatatatattatataatatgagtaAACCCGACCTGCTAaatttatcgtgtcaaaatatcAAACTCTAACACGACCCATCAACATAATgattcgtgtcgtgtcaacccatttcaacctatttatataaattgattaAATAGATCTAAAATTAACTAGTTTGACCTAATTATATTTAgcataatttgatataaatattataatcataatatttataaaaattataaaactaactacaaatcTAAAATcataatccaaataataaaaatatcaaaattaaaatcctaAAAATATTACTTTGAGGTATAAAggtataattataactttaactttcttaacgggtcataacgggttataacgtgTCAAAACGGATTAACCCGTTATCAACTCGTAAAACACTCGTGTTCTAAAtagtcaatccgttttgacccaaACCCATTAAGACCAAACACAAACTCGCTATTATTATGTCGTATTCGTTTTAGGTTAACAAGTCGTGTCACATATTATCACccctaattataatttaaaattttaattttacaatttcatTTGTTCCCTTTCATACATTTTATTGGGAATCAAATAGAAGTGAAGACTGAAGAGTGGCTCTTAGGTTGGGTTTGGATGTtgggttgagttgagttgagttgaataaaatattgttagaatattagttttaaatattatgagtgtggtgggatttgaaaaagttaaattttttattatattttatatagaaatttaataaagtgtatggagatttgaaaaatgtataatgatgagatgaagtgAGTTGAGGAGGATTTGTAGGGTTTAGTATTGAGTTTTGTCGCACATCAATCGATATGCTAGCATACCACTTATAATGAgattctttataattaaaaataccaaaCCCTTTTTAGCATAGTTgatgttaaaagtttttacAATAGTAGTGTGTTGggtgtgtaaaaaataaaattttcaaatagattTTCTCTTAGTCCATGCTACTGATATGTAAAATTATCACTTGTCCTAAAAACTTAAACTGATGGAAATatttagatttaattatttgtgttatattattaataacctCTCAATAAAAGGGCCCATCACTTGcgatatttaattaattagatgcAATATAAAGTCAATGTTCAAAACTTCAAACTCAAATTCTGTACTTTGATACCATGAAGAGTTTTTAGGAAATGCTACACCACGAGGTGAGATAGTGAGAGGTATAATGTTGCTTTTATAATCATATTACAATGAGTATCTTTCCATGTTGATAGGTTTGTACAAAGGAGCTAAGATTATATAACAATGCTAAGAACATGTAGCTAACTAAGCATATACAAAAGACAACCCAATAATGCACAGTTGGTCTATAAGTGTGGAGTAGGGAAGGGCAATGGGACCCCTCTCTTCCCTTACCATTCAAGCAAATTTGCAGAGGCAAGTGGTGAGATAGGGCTTACCCTAGCTACTTTTCTCCCACCCCACCCTGAATATATACATTCCCCCAACTCCCACTATCTTACTATAAGActaaatcccccccccccctcaaaACTCCCAACTCCCACTTCCCAAGACTCtcttattaaaatttgaatctcgCCCCTCTTAATCGAAATAACAGCAACCATTGCACTGCAGAACATTCTCATCATCATTGTCACACTCTTTCTTCTACGTAGTATGTTCTATAAGTATCCATGATCTCTCCTACAGATTATGTCTTGATGTTTAGATTGGAAGGATGTGATTGGTGAATAGATTTGGAAGATAAGGATGCGATGGGAGAAAAGCCCACTCTCTCCTAGGACGGGGGCATGGTGTGAGAACAATGCTCTCCCACCTggggtgcgggtagcaccctaTGGAGGATTATATGGATTATGGCATGAAATCATCATCTGTTttcttaaagagaaatgatatttgcagtcgtggttgtacaagcggcgtgcagtcgctttgaaaaaaatgaattaagatgggacccacatga
This genomic interval from Carya illinoinensis cultivar Pawnee chromosome 10, C.illinoinensisPawnee_v1, whole genome shotgun sequence contains the following:
- the LOC122279415 gene encoding uncharacterized protein LOC122279415 isoform X1, translating into MTRSSASSKKQQKRGVDFKKIKRKIGRKLPPPKNATNTEIKSKAIILPEQSVASEKQGLAVNKKGLTLKELLQQTSHHNPKVRRDALLGIRDLFLKHPAELTLHKYAVIEKLRERISDDDKMVRETLYQLFKSVIFPSCKQDNQGLFTSLIMAYIFNAMTHLSIDIRLMAFKFLDLAVENHSPSFLLYAEKILQSYGDILRKNQFYLHDKGKLKNVLAGLMRCLSLVPCNKREVDSCENNDAGQGMLHAFEPDMPVESAGLPLIVEKLKDLVPILVNCFQDFISLVHTMPLLDVQSFDCLVGILQSIDIAVRSFIYGTSKGKSEYELSHGESDVTVRDEAISSLLMKKVLVLFPLSPAHQLSEKDVDRYFIFNVLITGILLQFSEWICPPADVLEKFLEFIENALLGKICSGTRFGKAVWEKHLLSLLPFFPKLLLQVVSNWRSRLLQAFTKTFRDCHPESSLKLACLSTIEDMLIPKEDGPCLDASDPEILDHQIAWIRELSPLLILLGDKNPYCSQVVLRLQLRLGQCALVNSSFAWEYENMQYSLLEFYSTCRDDGDIYYGPFIRLPKDSQELSLCSLYYFCNLDSPLLRSIASCCLCPDLEPFILFRIVEVLHSAYTAGHIKITDHISFFITLLSRFKVFPENIYPVIQSDTEIGNRGTYKSVTSVVCSNLSQMGDTSLVFQMVEKVILGQMLLKPSLDNACAMLRMLAILDSKPTRLSEQSINTLSNFLSGYLIDVVHCIPEDHDEPNVSIPILRYYLLPCFFLFDRSHKLLDLVLRMMGSLITESSSPLFSPDYIRYATDSSSRTNAIVSVIVLMHRDVKVHKILSELKAETRNLLQKMLSLQSSEEINMTIEERHKIRRAFDKLKALTSANGLPAS
- the LOC122279415 gene encoding uncharacterized protein LOC122279415 isoform X2; translated protein: MLRYQEDALLGIRDLFLKHPAELTLHKYAVIEKLRERISDDDKMVRETLYQLFKSVIFPSCKQDNQGLFTSLIMAYIFNAMTHLSIDIRLMAFKFLDLAVENHSPSFLLYAEKILQSYGDILRKNQFYLHDKGKLKNVLAGLMRCLSLVPCNKREVDSCENNDAGQGMLHAFEPDMPVESAGLPLIVEKLKDLVPILVNCFQDFISLVHTMPLLDVQSFDCLVGILQSIDIAVRSFIYGTSKGKSEYELSHGESDVTVRDEAISSLLMKKVLVLFPLSPAHQLSEKDVDRYFIFNVLITGILLQFSEWICPPADVLEKFLEFIENALLGKICSGTRFGKAVWEKHLLSLLPFFPKLLLQVVSNWRSRLLQAFTKTFRDCHPESSLKLACLSTIEDMLIPKEDGPCLDASDPEILDHQIAWIRELSPLLILLGDKNPYCSQVVLRLQLRLGQCALVNSSFAWEYENMQYSLLEFYSTCRDDGDIYYGPFIRLPKDSQELSLCSLYYFCNLDSPLLRSIASCCLCPDLEPFILFRIVEVLHSAYTAGHIKITDHISFFITLLSRFKVFPENIYPVIQSDTEIGNRGTYKSVTSVVCSNLSQMGDTSLVFQMVEKVILGQMLLKPSLDNACAMLRMLAILDSKPTRLSEQSINTLSNFLSGYLIDVVHCIPEDHDEPNVSIPILRYYLLPCFFLFDRSHKLLDLVLRMMGSLITESSSPLFSPDYIRYATDSSSRTNAIVSVIVLMHRDVKVHKILSELKAETRNLLQKMLSLQSSEEINMTIEERHKIRRAFDKLKALTSANGLPAS